In Paracoccus jeotgali, the following are encoded in one genomic region:
- a CDS encoding amidase yields MEWLTATACEQGRAIMAGLVSPIDLTDAYLDAADRHPDRDLIYARLTPERARSAAIAAHDRARHGVRRGLLDGVAISLKDNIDTAGTLTEAGSALLADRVPDADAALVRNAGLAGMGCLGKTHMTELAFSGLGLNPITATSPNALDPALAPGGSSSGSAVSVALGLAAASIGTDTGGSIRLPAAWNGLVGFKPTPGAVPMAGVVPLCARFDVAGPLARSVEDCAEIFAALTASRAPDLTEARPAGLRLLVLDGVPFDDAREGPVAAFEEAVEMLSRAGALISRANLPSVAEAMALSPTLFAPEAYGTWAAHIEAAPEAMYPPILTRFRAGEKVSAPDYVAGWITLNRLRADWAASVAGFDAVILPSAANLPPDRQSLLDDADFFAAENLLTLRNTRIGNLLGLPAISIPTQRPACGLMAMGPAGGDRHLLRTARGIEAALSA; encoded by the coding sequence ATGGAATGGCTGACAGCGACGGCATGCGAACAGGGGCGGGCGATCATGGCGGGGCTGGTTTCGCCCATCGACTTGACCGACGCCTATCTGGACGCAGCGGACCGCCACCCCGACCGTGACCTGATCTATGCCCGGCTGACGCCGGAGCGCGCGCGCTCGGCCGCCATTGCCGCCCATGACCGCGCCCGTCACGGGGTCCGGCGCGGGCTGCTGGACGGGGTCGCGATCAGCCTCAAGGACAATATCGACACCGCCGGCACGCTGACCGAGGCCGGCTCGGCGCTGCTGGCGGACCGGGTGCCCGACGCCGATGCGGCGCTGGTCAGGAACGCCGGGCTGGCCGGGATGGGCTGTCTGGGCAAGACCCACATGACGGAACTGGCCTTCAGCGGGCTGGGGCTGAACCCGATCACCGCGACCTCGCCCAACGCACTCGATCCCGCGCTGGCGCCGGGGGGGTCCAGTTCCGGCTCTGCCGTGTCGGTGGCGCTGGGGCTGGCGGCGGCGAGCATCGGCACCGATACCGGCGGCTCGATCCGCTTGCCGGCGGCGTGGAACGGGCTGGTCGGCTTCAAGCCGACGCCGGGGGCGGTGCCGATGGCGGGGGTGGTGCCGCTATGCGCGCGCTTCGACGTGGCTGGCCCCTTGGCCCGCAGCGTCGAGGACTGCGCCGAGATCTTCGCCGCCCTGACCGCCAGCCGCGCGCCCGACCTGACCGAGGCCCGCCCCGCCGGGCTGCGCCTGCTGGTTCTGGACGGCGTGCCCTTTGACGATGCGCGCGAGGGGCCGGTGGCGGCATTCGAAGAGGCGGTCGAGATGCTGTCCCGCGCCGGCGCCCTGATCAGCCGCGCAAACCTGCCCAGCGTGGCCGAGGCGATGGCCCTGTCCCCGACCCTGTTCGCGCCCGAGGCTTACGGAACCTGGGCCGCCCATATCGAGGCCGCGCCCGAGGCGATGTATCCGCCAATCCTGACCCGCTTCCGCGCCGGGGAAAAGGTCAGCGCCCCCGATTACGTCGCCGGCTGGATCACGCTGAACCGGCTGCGCGCCGATTGGGCCGCCAGCGTCGCGGGTTTCGACGCGGTGATCCTGCCCAGTGCCGCCAACCTGCCGCCCGACCGCCAGTCGCTGCTGGACGATGCCGATTTCTTCGCGGCCGAGAACCTGCTGACGCTGCGCAACACCCGGATCGGCAACCTGCTGGGCCTGCCCGCCATCTCGATCCCGACCCAGCGCCCGGCCTGCGGGCTGATGGCCATGGGTCCGGCGGGCGGCGACCGGCACCTGCTGCGGACCGCGCGCGGGATCGAGGCGGCGCTGTCGGCCTGA
- the trxA gene encoding thioredoxin → MLIGQASDAPQTGAYIKDVTEADFMAEVIEKSMEVPVIVDFWAPWCGPCKTLGPLLEAEVTRAKGRVVMAKVNVDENQMIAGQLRVQSIPTVFAFYKGQPVDAFQGALPQGQIKQFVDKLTALSGDDGGLAEALEAAEAMLAEGAHDDAAETFQAIVGEEPENAEAWGGLIRARLAGGDADAADQALSQVPAAIAKSAPVEAARAQIQLARQAASAGPLDDLRAKVEADPADQQARFDYATALHAAGQVEEAIDQLLDAFRRDREWNDGAAKAQLITIFDSLKPTDPIAQKGRRRLSSLIFS, encoded by the coding sequence ATGCTGATTGGACAAGCCAGCGACGCCCCGCAGACCGGCGCCTATATCAAGGACGTGACCGAGGCCGATTTCATGGCCGAAGTGATCGAGAAGTCGATGGAGGTGCCGGTCATCGTCGATTTCTGGGCGCCGTGGTGCGGCCCCTGCAAGACGCTCGGCCCCCTGCTGGAAGCCGAGGTGACGCGGGCCAAGGGCCGGGTCGTCATGGCCAAGGTCAATGTCGATGAAAACCAGATGATCGCCGGGCAGCTGCGCGTGCAGTCGATCCCGACCGTCTTCGCCTTTTACAAGGGCCAGCCGGTCGATGCGTTCCAGGGCGCGCTGCCGCAGGGCCAGATCAAGCAGTTCGTGGACAAGCTGACGGCGCTGTCCGGCGATGATGGCGGACTGGCCGAGGCGCTGGAAGCGGCGGAGGCGATGCTGGCCGAGGGCGCGCATGACGACGCGGCCGAGACCTTTCAGGCCATCGTCGGCGAGGAGCCCGAGAATGCCGAGGCCTGGGGCGGGCTGATCCGCGCACGGCTGGCGGGTGGCGACGCCGATGCCGCCGATCAGGCGCTGTCGCAGGTGCCCGCAGCCATCGCCAAATCCGCCCCGGTCGAGGCCGCTCGCGCGCAGATCCAGCTCGCCCGTCAGGCCGCCAGCGCCGGGCCGCTGGATGACCTGCGCGCCAAGGTCGAGGCCGACCCCGCCGACCAGCAGGCGCGGTTCGACTATGCCACCGCGCTGCACGCGGCCGGTCAGGTGGAAGAGGCCATCGACCAGCTGCTCGACGCGTTCCGCCGCGACCGCGAGTGGAATGACGGCGCGGCCAAGGCGCAGCTCATCACCATCTTCGATTCGCTCAAGCCAACCGACCCCATCGCCCAGAAGGGCCGCAGGCGGCTGTCCAGCCTGATCTTCTCATGA
- a CDS encoding MFS transporter yields MTIDDALARGGAGPFQIRLLGIFGLVWAADAMQVIAVGFAAPSVAASFGLERAAALQIGTLFFLGMFLGAFVFGRVADRWGRRNVLLATVTADAIFGLASAFAPGFGSLLVLRFLTGVAVGGTLPVDYAMMAEFLPPKNRGRWLVLLEGFWAVGTIIVALTAWIAATQGATAPWRWIFVVAALPALIGIFLRLWVPESPMYLLKAGRPDQARQVVNRVLARNGAAPLGPEVTLRLAPPPPGAPRSIFAGSLRMPTIGVLVVWFLVSLSYYGVFVWVPGWLASEGMGWVRGYGFLVILALAQVPGYALAAYGVERWGRRPTLMGFLLLSALACFLFTLSLNPTLVAASLIVMSFALLGTWGALYAFTPELYPTNLRGTGMGTASAVARLGGVLAPSLLTFAFARSFGFAIGVFAALLAIAALALLLVRTETRDKALG; encoded by the coding sequence ATGACAATCGACGACGCGCTGGCGCGGGGTGGGGCGGGACCGTTCCAGATCCGGCTGCTGGGGATCTTTGGGCTGGTCTGGGCGGCGGATGCCATGCAGGTCATCGCGGTGGGCTTTGCCGCGCCCTCGGTCGCGGCCAGTTTCGGGCTGGAACGGGCGGCGGCGCTGCAGATCGGGACACTGTTCTTTCTGGGCATGTTCCTGGGCGCCTTCGTCTTTGGCCGGGTCGCGGATCGCTGGGGGCGGCGCAACGTGCTGCTGGCGACGGTGACGGCGGATGCGATCTTTGGCCTCGCCTCGGCCTTTGCGCCGGGCTTCGGCTCGCTTCTGGTGCTGCGGTTCCTGACCGGGGTCGCGGTCGGCGGCACGTTGCCCGTGGATTACGCGATGATGGCCGAGTTCCTGCCGCCCAAGAACCGGGGCCGCTGGCTGGTGCTGCTGGAAGGGTTCTGGGCCGTGGGCACCATCATCGTGGCGCTGACCGCATGGATCGCGGCCACGCAGGGCGCCACCGCGCCGTGGCGCTGGATCTTTGTGGTCGCGGCGCTGCCGGCGCTGATCGGGATCTTCCTGCGCCTGTGGGTGCCGGAATCGCCCATGTATCTGCTGAAGGCCGGGCGCCCAGATCAGGCGCGACAGGTGGTGAACCGGGTGCTGGCCCGCAACGGCGCCGCGCCGCTGGGGCCCGAGGTGACGCTGCGGCTGGCCCCGCCGCCGCCCGGTGCGCCGCGCTCGATATTCGCCGGCAGCCTGCGGATGCCCACCATCGGCGTGCTGGTGGTGTGGTTCCTGGTCTCGCTGTCCTATTACGGCGTCTTTGTCTGGGTGCCCGGTTGGCTGGCCAGCGAGGGCATGGGCTGGGTGCGCGGCTATGGCTTCCTCGTGATCCTCGCGCTGGCGCAGGTGCCGGGCTATGCGCTGGCCGCTTACGGGGTCGAGCGGTGGGGCCGCCGGCCCACGCTGATGGGCTTTCTGCTGCTGTCCGCGCTGGCGTGTTTCCTGTTCACGCTGTCGCTGAACCCGACGCTGGTCGCCGCCTCGCTGATCGTGATGAGCTTTGCGCTGCTGGGGACATGGGGCGCGCTGTATGCCTTCACGCCCGAGCTTTACCCGACCAACCTGCGCGGCACCGGCATGGGCACGGCCTCGGCGGTGGCGCGGCTGGGCGGGGTGCTGGCGCCGTCCCTGCTGACATTTGCCTTTGCCCGCAGCTTTGGTTTCGCCATCGGCGTCTTCGCGGCGCTGCTGGCCATCGCGGCGCTGGCGCTGCTGCTGGTCCGGACCGAGACCCGCGACAAGGCCCTGGGCTGA
- a CDS encoding response regulator transcription factor, with the protein MAGLKKILLVDDEDDLREALAEQMIATEDFDVHEAATGAEAVEKCKGALFDLVVLDVGLPDTDGRELCKRLRKQGVKCPIVMLTGHDTDADTILGLDSGANDYITKPFKFPVLLARLRAQLRTHEQSEDAVFRLGPYTFKPSMKMLIDDKDRKIRLTEKETNILKYLYRAQDAVVARDVLLHEVWGYNAGVTTHTLETHIYRLRQKIEPDPSNARLLVTESGGYRLVT; encoded by the coding sequence ATGGCCGGTCTGAAAAAGATACTGCTGGTGGACGACGAGGACGACCTGCGCGAGGCCCTGGCCGAGCAGATGATCGCGACCGAGGATTTCGACGTCCACGAGGCCGCCACCGGCGCCGAAGCGGTCGAGAAATGCAAGGGCGCGCTGTTCGATCTGGTGGTGCTGGATGTGGGCCTGCCCGACACCGACGGGCGCGAGCTGTGCAAGCGGCTGCGCAAGCAGGGCGTCAAATGCCCCATCGTCATGCTGACCGGCCACGACACCGATGCCGACACGATCCTGGGCCTCGATTCCGGCGCCAACGACTATATCACCAAGCCGTTCAAGTTCCCGGTCCTGCTGGCCCGGCTGCGCGCGCAGCTGCGGACCCATGAACAGTCCGAGGACGCGGTCTTCCGCCTTGGCCCCTATACCTTCAAGCCGTCGATGAAGATGCTGATCGACGACAAGGACCGCAAGATCCGCCTGACCGAGAAGGAAACCAACATCCTGAAATACCTGTATCGGGCGCAGGATGCGGTGGTGGCGCGCGATGTGCTGCTGCACGAGGTCTGGGGCTATAACGCCGGCGTCACGACGCACACGCTGGAAACCCACATCTATCGCCTGCGCCAGAAGATCGAGCCCGACCCCTCGAACGCGCGCCTGCTGGTCACCGAAAGCGGCGGTTATCGGCTGGTCACCTGA
- a CDS encoding exodeoxyribonuclease III has product MFSIATWNINSVRLRAGLVERLLRDEAPDVLCLQEIKSPVDKVPLEGFAAAGYRYMVARGQKGYNGVAILSRLPLQDAGDRDYAGLGHARQVAARLENGVTIHNFYVPAGGDIADREQNVKFGQKLDFLTEMRDVFHAERPQKSILVGDLNIAPREDDVWSHKQLLKVVSHTPVEVEHLGAAQDAGGWVDITRQDIPQGQLYSWWSYRARDWDAADRGRRLDHIWATPDISNAGHGSRILRPVRGWDQPSDHVPVFASFDL; this is encoded by the coding sequence ATGTTCAGCATTGCCACCTGGAATATCAACTCGGTCCGGTTGCGCGCCGGGCTGGTCGAGCGTCTGCTGCGCGACGAGGCGCCGGATGTGCTGTGCCTGCAGGAGATCAAGTCTCCGGTCGACAAGGTGCCGCTGGAGGGCTTTGCCGCGGCGGGCTATCGCTACATGGTCGCGCGCGGGCAAAAGGGCTATAACGGCGTGGCGATCCTGTCGCGGCTGCCGCTGCAGGATGCGGGCGACCGCGACTATGCCGGGCTGGGCCACGCCCGCCAGGTCGCGGCGCGGCTGGAGAACGGCGTCACCATCCACAACTTCTACGTCCCCGCCGGCGGCGATATCGCCGACCGCGAGCAGAACGTGAAATTCGGGCAAAAGCTGGATTTCCTGACCGAGATGCGCGACGTCTTCCACGCCGAGCGGCCGCAGAAATCCATCCTCGTCGGCGATCTGAACATCGCCCCGCGCGAGGATGACGTGTGGTCGCACAAGCAACTGCTCAAGGTCGTCAGCCACACCCCGGTCGAGGTCGAGCATCTGGGCGCCGCGCAGGACGCCGGCGGCTGGGTGGACATCACCCGGCAGGACATTCCGCAGGGGCAGCTTTACTCCTGGTGGTCCTATCGCGCCCGCGACTGGGACGCGGCGGATCGCGGGCGGCGGCTGGATCACATCTGGGCCACGCCCGATATCAGCAATGCCGGCCATGGCAGCCGCATCCTGCGCCCGGTGCGCGGGTGGGACCAGCCCTCGGACCATGTCCCGGTCTTTGCCAGCTTCGATCTGTAA
- a CDS encoding LON peptidase substrate-binding domain-containing protein, with amino-acid sequence MRARSFDLPETLPLFVLPGAVLMPRSRLPLNIFEPRYLQMVEDALRSPHRMIGMIQPLDESGETLARIGSAGRIVAFSEQDDGRYMISLGQVSRFRLESVQDGFAPYPQGSADWSDFDSDLGGPESDPEWNGPLFLDLLQRYMTAYDLSTNWEAAREAEPELLVNSLAMMLPLDVQDKQALLEAETLGQRRELLQGLLEYELRGGESDEVMQ; translated from the coding sequence ATGAGGGCGCGGTCCTTCGACCTGCCCGAAACCCTGCCGCTGTTCGTGCTGCCGGGCGCGGTGCTGATGCCGCGCAGCCGCCTGCCGCTGAACATCTTCGAGCCGCGCTACCTGCAGATGGTCGAGGACGCGCTGCGCAGCCCGCACCGGATGATCGGCATGATCCAGCCGCTGGACGAAAGCGGCGAGACGCTGGCGCGGATCGGCTCGGCCGGGCGGATCGTGGCGTTTTCGGAACAGGATGACGGGCGCTACATGATCTCGCTGGGGCAGGTGTCGCGGTTCCGGCTCGAATCGGTGCAGGACGGTTTTGCGCCCTATCCGCAGGGCAGCGCCGACTGGTCGGATTTCGACAGCGATCTGGGCGGGCCGGAAAGCGATCCGGAGTGGAACGGGCCGCTGTTTCTGGACCTGCTGCAGCGCTACATGACCGCCTATGACCTGTCCACGAACTGGGAGGCCGCGCGCGAGGCCGAACCGGAACTGCTGGTCAACTCGCTGGCGATGATGCTGCCGCTGGATGTGCAGGACAAGCAGGCCCTGCTCGAGGCCGAGACCCTGGGCCAGCGCCGCGAATTGCTGCAGGGGCTGCTGGAATACGAGCTGCGCGGCGGCGAAAGTGACGAGGTGATGCAATGA
- a CDS encoding UbiH/UbiF/VisC/COQ6 family ubiquinone biosynthesis hydroxylase, producing the protein MSKDYDVVIAGGGLNGPALGLALADAGLRVAVVDAAPSRQRADDAFDGRAYALALASVRLLQGIGIWDDLAADSQPIRKVVARQAGASGAKVDPLGLFFDSAEIEEGVLGHMVEDRFLYRALLAAMEARLTHLPQTSVTGQSVDAAGVTVTLSDGQDLRARLLVGADGRRSGVAERAGIKRVGHDYGQTALVAALSITKPHEGTAWQVFLPTGPLAVLPLRGDKVSIVWSLTRPRAKAIAALGDQDFLGVVAEQTEPLTGAISLAGPRFSYPLGLTLAQDYIADRVALIGDAAHGVHPIAGQGLNLGLRDVAALAETLVEAARRGEDIGFATTLQHYQGWRRFDATALALGMDGVNALFTNANPALRLARGLGMGAVNALPGLRRRFMRQAAGLTQQPMPRLLAGRPL; encoded by the coding sequence ATGAGCAAGGATTATGATGTCGTGATCGCGGGCGGCGGGCTGAACGGCCCGGCGCTGGGGCTGGCGCTGGCCGATGCCGGGCTGCGCGTGGCCGTGGTCGATGCCGCGCCCTCGCGGCAGCGCGCCGATGATGCCTTTGACGGGCGCGCCTATGCGCTGGCGCTGGCCTCGGTGCGGCTGTTGCAGGGGATCGGGATCTGGGACGATCTGGCGGCGGATTCGCAGCCGATCCGCAAGGTGGTGGCGCGGCAGGCGGGCGCGTCGGGCGCCAAAGTCGATCCGCTGGGCCTGTTCTTCGACAGCGCCGAGATCGAGGAGGGCGTGCTGGGCCACATGGTCGAGGACCGCTTCCTGTATCGCGCCCTGCTGGCGGCGATGGAGGCGCGGCTGACCCATCTGCCGCAGACCAGCGTCACCGGCCAGTCGGTCGATGCCGCCGGCGTCACCGTGACGCTGTCGGACGGGCAAGACCTGCGCGCCCGGCTGCTGGTCGGGGCCGATGGGCGCCGGTCGGGCGTGGCCGAGCGGGCCGGGATCAAGCGCGTCGGTCATGATTACGGCCAGACAGCGCTGGTCGCCGCGCTGTCGATCACCAAGCCGCATGAGGGCACCGCCTGGCAGGTGTTTCTGCCCACCGGCCCGCTGGCCGTGCTGCCGCTGCGCGGCGACAAGGTGTCGATCGTCTGGTCGCTGACCCGCCCGCGCGCAAAAGCCATCGCGGCGCTGGGGGATCAGGATTTTCTGGGCGTGGTGGCCGAGCAGACTGAGCCTTTGACCGGCGCGATCTCGCTGGCCGGGCCGCGCTTTTCCTATCCGCTGGGGCTGACGCTGGCGCAGGATTATATCGCCGACCGCGTGGCGCTGATCGGGGATGCCGCGCATGGTGTCCATCCGATTGCCGGGCAGGGGCTGAACCTGGGGCTGCGCGATGTGGCCGCGCTGGCCGAGACGCTGGTCGAGGCGGCGCGGCGGGGCGAGGATATCGGCTTCGCCACGACGCTGCAGCACTATCAGGGCTGGCGGCGCTTTGACGCGACCGCGCTGGCGCTGGGGATGGACGGGGTGAACGCGCTGTTCACCAACGCCAACCCGGCGCTGCGACTGGCGCGGGGCTTGGGCATGGGGGCGGTCAATGCGCTGCCCGGCCTGCGCCGCCGCTTTATGCGGCAGGCCGCCGGGCTGACCCAGCAGCCGATGCCGCGCCTGCTGGCGGGGCGGCCGCTGTAG
- a CDS encoding Trm112 family protein, with protein sequence MTDRPETPQFDRHMLEALVCPVTHATLHYDAARQELVSPTAGLAFPIRAGIPIMLIDEARQIKATDPEPPTLPTGESQGE encoded by the coding sequence ATGACCGACCGGCCCGAAACGCCGCAATTCGACCGCCACATGCTCGAGGCGCTGGTCTGCCCGGTGACCCATGCGACGCTGCATTACGACGCCGCGCGGCAGGAACTGGTGTCGCCCACCGCCGGCCTCGCCTTCCCGATCCGCGCCGGCATCCCGATCATGCTGATCGACGAGGCCCGGCAGATCAAGGCCACCGACCCCGAGCCGCCGACGCTGCCGACTGGTGAGTCGCAGGGCGAGTGA
- a CDS encoding aminotransferase class I/II-fold pyridoxal phosphate-dependent enzyme: MAQPERFSNLPEYAFPRLRNLLNGVGPGGEPVIMTIGEPRHPMPDFVAPIITETLHLFGKYPPNEGTPELLDAIAGWVQRRYGVDLSPSRITALNGTREGLFNAALALCPEQKAGDRPAILIPNPFYQVYAVAAAAVSAQPVFVPATEQTGFLPDYAALDPSLLDRTVIAYICSPANPQGSVASDAYLERLLELADRHDFLVFSDECYSEIYRDTPPPGALAVADRMGLADRVVIFNSLSKRSNLPGLRSGFAAGSEANIAALRRLRSYSGAPVPLPAQAVSAAAWADEAHVDANRALYQRKYDLADRLLGNVPGYRGPEAGFFLWLPVEDGEAAAVTLWREAGIQVLPGAYLARQVGDENPGQGYIRVALVADEDTTARALGLLRQTIYRGA, from the coding sequence ATGGCACAACCCGAGCGGTTTTCGAACCTGCCGGAATACGCATTCCCGCGCCTGCGCAACCTGCTGAACGGGGTCGGACCCGGCGGCGAGCCCGTCATCATGACCATCGGCGAGCCGCGCCACCCGATGCCCGATTTCGTGGCGCCGATCATCACCGAGACGCTGCACCTGTTCGGCAAATACCCCCCGAACGAGGGCACGCCAGAGCTGCTGGACGCCATCGCGGGCTGGGTGCAGCGCCGTTACGGCGTCGATCTGTCGCCCAGCCGCATCACAGCGCTGAACGGCACGCGCGAGGGGCTGTTCAACGCCGCCTTGGCGCTGTGTCCCGAACAGAAGGCCGGCGACCGGCCCGCGATCCTGATCCCGAACCCGTTCTATCAGGTCTATGCCGTCGCCGCCGCCGCGGTCAGCGCCCAGCCGGTCTTTGTCCCGGCCACCGAACAGACCGGATTCCTGCCCGATTACGCCGCGCTCGACCCGTCGCTGCTGGACCGGACCGTGATCGCCTATATCTGCTCGCCCGCCAATCCGCAGGGCAGCGTGGCCTCGGACGCCTATCTGGAACGGCTGCTGGAACTGGCGGACCGGCATGATTTCCTGGTCTTTTCGGACGAATGTTACTCTGAAATCTACCGCGACACCCCGCCGCCGGGGGCGCTGGCGGTGGCTGACCGGATGGGGCTGGCCGACCGGGTGGTGATCTTCAACTCGCTGTCGAAGCGGTCGAACCTGCCCGGCCTGCGCTCTGGCTTCGCCGCCGGAAGCGAGGCGAACATCGCCGCGCTGCGCCGGCTGCGCAGCTATTCCGGCGCGCCGGTGCCGCTGCCCGCGCAGGCGGTCAGCGCCGCCGCCTGGGCGGACGAGGCGCATGTGGACGCCAATCGCGCGCTGTATCAGCGCAAATACGACCTCGCCGACCGGTTGCTGGGCAATGTTCCCGGCTATCGCGGCCCCGAGGCCGGGTTCTTCCTGTGGCTGCCGGTCGAGGATGGCGAGGCAGCGGCGGTGACGCTGTGGCGCGAGGCGGGGATTCAGGTCCTGCCCGGCGCCTATCTGGCGCGTCAGGTCGGGGACGAAAATCCGGGGCAAGGCTATATCCGCGTGGCCCTGGTCGCGGACGAGGACACCACCGCAAGGGCGCTTGGCCTGTTGCGGCAGACGATCTATCGGGGGGCTTGA